From a region of the Aquisalimonas asiatica genome:
- a CDS encoding class I SAM-dependent methyltransferase, which yields MDLASIRNAYRRYANHYDRVFGPVFAQGRRFAIETLNEKPGQRVLEVGVGTGISLPDYHPSTRIVGIDISPEMLAKAEVRAREECPEGQVEDLLVMDAEELDFPDNSFDSVVAMYVASVVPNPDRLVSEMRRVCKPGGDILIVNHFASRNPVLRGLEKGLRPLSKLVGFRPDMDLDTLPQHEGFERLSVRKANLFGYWKLVHYRNGDVADEQDDAPRAAVGR from the coding sequence ATGGATCTTGCTTCGATTCGCAACGCGTATCGCCGTTACGCCAATCACTACGATCGTGTCTTCGGCCCGGTCTTTGCCCAGGGGCGGCGTTTCGCCATCGAGACCCTGAACGAAAAGCCGGGGCAACGGGTGCTGGAAGTGGGCGTGGGCACCGGCATCTCTCTGCCGGACTACCACCCCAGTACGCGTATTGTCGGCATCGACATCTCGCCGGAGATGCTGGCAAAGGCCGAAGTCCGCGCCCGGGAGGAGTGTCCGGAAGGGCAGGTGGAAGACCTGCTGGTGATGGACGCCGAGGAGCTGGATTTCCCGGACAACAGTTTCGACAGCGTCGTTGCCATGTATGTTGCCTCGGTGGTGCCGAACCCGGACCGCCTGGTCAGCGAGATGCGCCGCGTCTGCAAGCCGGGCGGGGATATTCTCATCGTCAACCACTTCGCCTCGCGCAACCCGGTGCTGCGTGGCCTCGAGAAGGGGCTGCGGCCGCTGTCCAAACTGGTCGGCTTCCGGCCCGACATGGATCTGGATACCCTGCCGCAGCACGAGGGCTTCGAGCGGCTGTCCGTGCGCAAGGCCAATCTCTTCGGTTACTGGAAGCTGGTGCACTACCGCAACGGTGATGTCGCCGACGAACAGGACGACGCCCCGCGCGCGGCCGTGGGCCGGTAA
- a CDS encoding AEC family transporter: MDVILTIALPFFALIFTGMIAGRTPLMPGETITGLNKFVFFFALPALLISSIAEAPVEDLGDPALFLAWLLPGVALFALTYWLMRALFGGSAGRRAVQALAASFANVGFVGLPLVIAALGNEATPAAAVVIVVDTAIMIGIATAIIEVDKGGSGSLMRAVRTAVQGVVRNPLIVASVFGTLLSAFAVSIPGPVFSYLELLGAAAGPAALFALGATLARQPLGEQVGATGIIVFLKLVVHPALVWGATVLLGLPPTWQAALVIMASLPVAANVYVLAQRYQVNVAGASTAILVSTVIAVATVSVVLHLILE; the protein is encoded by the coding sequence GTGGACGTCATTCTTACCATCGCACTGCCGTTCTTCGCCCTGATCTTCACCGGCATGATCGCGGGGCGCACGCCGCTCATGCCCGGCGAGACGATCACCGGGCTCAACAAGTTCGTGTTCTTCTTTGCCCTGCCGGCACTGTTGATCAGCAGCATCGCCGAGGCGCCGGTGGAGGATCTGGGCGACCCGGCGCTGTTTCTGGCGTGGCTGCTGCCCGGGGTGGCGTTGTTTGCCCTGACCTACTGGCTCATGCGCGCCCTGTTCGGCGGCAGCGCCGGGCGGCGCGCGGTGCAGGCGCTGGCAGCCAGTTTTGCCAACGTGGGCTTCGTCGGACTGCCGCTGGTGATCGCCGCGCTCGGCAACGAGGCCACGCCCGCTGCGGCAGTTGTCATCGTGGTGGATACCGCGATCATGATCGGCATTGCCACGGCCATCATCGAGGTGGACAAGGGCGGCAGCGGCAGCCTCATGCGGGCCGTGCGCACGGCGGTCCAGGGCGTGGTGCGCAACCCGCTGATCGTCGCCTCGGTCTTCGGCACACTGCTCAGTGCCTTCGCCGTGTCCATCCCCGGGCCGGTGTTCTCCTACCTGGAGCTGCTGGGTGCCGCCGCGGGGCCAGCCGCACTGTTTGCGCTGGGCGCGACCCTGGCGCGTCAGCCCCTGGGCGAGCAGGTCGGCGCGACCGGCATCATCGTCTTTCTCAAGCTTGTGGTGCACCCGGCGCTGGTGTGGGGAGCGACCGTGCTGCTGGGTCTGCCACCCACGTGGCAGGCAGCGCTGGTGATCATGGCATCGCTGCCCGTGGCGGCGAACGTCTACGTCCTCGCCCAGCGCTACCAGGTGAACGTGGCCGGTGCGTCCACGGCGATCCTCGTCTCCACGGTCATTGCCGTGGCCACGGTCTCGGTGGTGCTGCACCTGATACTGGAGTAG